A genomic window from Candidatus Afararchaeum irisae includes:
- a CDS encoding type II toxin-antitoxin system VapC family toxin, protein MRYLFFDTSALVKRYYEEDGSEKVDEMIDDKESQVIITSLSVIETTSAFRRKYNRGGIEEDRMNQLLSAFFEEALENFLI, encoded by the coding sequence ATGAGATATCTTTTCTTCGATACATCCGCTCTAGTCAAGAGGTATTACGAGGAGGACGGCTCCGAAAAAGTCGATGAGATGATCGATGACAAAGAGTCACAGGTTATAATCACTTCACTCTCAGTAATAGAGACGACATCCGCTTTCCGTAGAAAGTACAACCGTGGGGGTATCGAGGAAGACAGAATGAATCAACTACTCTCTGCCTTTTTCGAGGAAGCTCTCGAAAACTTCCTCATA
- the truD gene encoding tRNA pseudouridine(13) synthase TruD: MSSDTNTDTDDTNTETDLGLNWYVSSTPGVGGEIKTQPEDFVVDEVSGFDYSDNSEGEYAVVEVRLTGYETHGFARDLSNALGVSRERVSWAGTKDKNAVTTQFMTVKDVSRDEVETVSLDGDGAEIEYLGRSNRYISLGDLKGNRFEIRLRDPENPENLDAIDGEIDDFGGVPNLFGVQRFGSKRPVTHKVGEHILRDDYESAVLEYVAEPYPDEPERTREARRRLKENLNFKEALDYFPNYLGYERAMIHAVVEGDSYEEALESLPSNLRRLFVNAVQSRLFNVILRERYDEGMGFDEAYVGDVVCFAGDEIDGVRVPDTDSLQKVTESNVETVNRHVERGRAFVTVPLVGSETELSGGVQGEIETRVLEEYTLEKEDFDRDDGYGSEGTRRAVLVSTDIEYETFEDDIEFRFALPKGSYATVVLREYIDTEK, encoded by the coding sequence ATGTCTTCTGATACTAATACTGACACTGACGATACTAACACTGAGACAGACCTCGGACTCAACTGGTACGTCTCGTCTACACCGGGTGTCGGCGGCGAGATAAAGACTCAGCCCGAGGACTTCGTCGTAGACGAGGTCTCGGGATTCGACTACTCCGACAACAGTGAGGGGGAGTACGCAGTCGTCGAGGTACGTCTCACGGGCTACGAGACACACGGCTTCGCGCGTGACCTCTCGAACGCGCTCGGAGTAAGCAGGGAACGTGTCTCTTGGGCGGGGACTAAGGACAAGAACGCCGTCACGACTCAGTTTATGACTGTGAAGGACGTCTCGCGCGACGAGGTCGAGACTGTCTCACTTGACGGCGACGGCGCGGAGATAGAGTACCTCGGACGGTCGAACCGTTACATCTCGCTCGGCGACCTCAAGGGCAACCGTTTCGAGATCAGGCTACGCGACCCCGAGAATCCCGAGAACCTCGATGCCATAGACGGAGAGATAGACGACTTCGGCGGCGTACCCAACCTCTTCGGAGTCCAGAGATTCGGCTCGAAACGTCCCGTGACACACAAGGTCGGCGAACACATACTCCGTGACGACTACGAGTCGGCTGTGCTTGAGTACGTCGCCGAGCCGTACCCCGACGAGCCCGAGAGGACGAGGGAAGCACGTCGGCGTCTCAAGGAGAACCTCAATTTCAAGGAGGCACTCGACTACTTCCCCAACTACCTCGGCTACGAGAGGGCGATGATCCACGCAGTCGTCGAGGGCGACTCGTACGAGGAAGCACTCGAATCGCTACCGAGTAACCTCCGGCGTCTCTTCGTCAACGCCGTCCAGTCACGTCTATTCAACGTAATACTCAGGGAGAGGTACGACGAGGGTATGGGATTCGACGAGGCGTACGTCGGTGACGTCGTCTGTTTCGCGGGCGACGAGATAGACGGCGTCCGAGTCCCCGACACAGACAGTCTCCAAAAAGTCACCGAGTCTAACGTCGAGACCGTAAACCGACACGTCGAGAGGGGGCGCGCCTTCGTGACCGTGCCTCTCGTTGGCTCCGAGACCGAACTCAGCGGCGGCGTACAGGGCGAAATAGAGACGAGGGTTCTCGAAGAGTATACTCTCGAAAAGGAGGACTTCGACAGGGACGACGGCTACGGTTCGGAGGGCACGAGACGTGCGGTTCTCGTCTCGACCGATATCGAATACGAGACTTTCGAAGACGACATCGAGTTCAGATTCGCGCTTCCGAAGGGTAGCTACGCTACAGTGGTTCTGAGGGAGTACATCGACACGGAGAAATAA
- a CDS encoding transposase, whose product MKRTNEFEIKPQTDAQRAALLDLLDASAALWNEITYNRRQSFFDGEYVFHASNPSDRYKDVLSSSTAQQIPRKNRRAWKSFLTLNEKYEAGEVDEKPHPPGYWGNEEDGRELRTYIRNDQYTLRWGERSRLEIPIGGELEDRHDVTSRIRLEVAGKPKWQGEQGQLEIVYDVVSDTFRAIQPVTVPDSRQDSPLAEESAALDVGANNLVACTTTTGQQFLYEGRELFERFRETTERIAHLQSLLDDQRRTSNQIERLYQRRTDRRNHAQDGLLRDLVERLYEMGVATVYVGDLTDVLDTHWSVEVNTKTHNFWAFSRLIDRLNHVCEEYGITVVEQSEAFTTQTCPECGSSENTHRDGDLFRCDECGFSGHADLKASRVFLERETGSAVGSMARPVCLKWDDHRWSGKPYPHESPNEERTDRSTNRRVGKLAAGDSGAA is encoded by the coding sequence ATGAAGCGCACCAACGAGTTCGAGATCAAGCCGCAAACCGATGCCCAGCGGGCGGCTCTACTCGACTTGTTGGATGCGTCTGCCGCGCTCTGGAACGAGATCACCTACAACCGGCGACAATCCTTCTTTGACGGCGAGTACGTCTTTCATGCGTCGAATCCAAGCGACCGCTACAAAGACGTTCTCAGTAGCTCAACGGCACAGCAGATCCCCCGCAAGAACAGGCGGGCATGGAAGTCATTTCTCACGCTGAATGAGAAATACGAAGCTGGTGAGGTTGACGAGAAACCGCACCCGCCGGGATACTGGGGTAACGAAGAGGACGGACGCGAGCTTCGTACCTACATTAGAAACGACCAGTACACCCTCCGGTGGGGTGAACGCTCCCGGCTTGAAATCCCGATTGGCGGTGAACTTGAAGACCGCCATGACGTGACGAGCCGTATTCGGTTAGAGGTTGCCGGAAAACCGAAATGGCAGGGAGAGCAAGGCCAGTTAGAAATCGTGTACGACGTAGTGAGCGATACGTTCAGAGCAATTCAACCTGTCACCGTCCCTGATTCCCGACAGGATTCACCACTAGCCGAGGAATCGGCTGCACTGGACGTAGGCGCAAACAACCTCGTCGCTTGCACGACGACGACCGGCCAGCAATTCCTGTATGAAGGTCGTGAGCTATTTGAGCGGTTCCGTGAAACAACCGAACGGATCGCACACCTGCAATCGCTGTTAGACGACCAACGGCGAACGAGCAACCAAATTGAACGCCTGTATCAACGGCGTACTGATCGACGCAACCATGCACAAGATGGATTGCTCCGTGATCTGGTTGAACGACTGTATGAGATGGGTGTCGCAACCGTCTACGTCGGTGATCTCACTGACGTACTGGATACCCATTGGTCAGTGGAGGTCAATACGAAAACACACAATTTCTGGGCGTTCAGCCGGCTTATCGACCGACTGAATCATGTGTGCGAGGAATACGGGATCACCGTCGTTGAACAGTCTGAAGCGTTCACAACACAGACCTGCCCAGAGTGCGGCAGTAGCGAGAACACACACCGCGACGGTGATTTGTTCCGGTGTGATGAATGTGGCTTTTCAGGACACGCCGACCTGAAAGCGAGTCGGGTGTTTCTGGAGCGCGAGACAGGTAGCGCAGTTGGGTCGATGGCACGGCCCGTGTGCCTCAAGTGGGACGACCACCGATGGTCGGGGAAACCATACCCTCACGAAAGTCCCAACGAGGAGCGCACAGACCGGAGTACCAACCGCCGCGTTGGGAAACTTGCCGCTGGGGACTCAGGAGCAGCCTGA
- a CDS encoding type IV pilin N-terminal domain-containing protein: MAQKNRKRTDDAVSPVIGVILMVAITVILAAVIGTFVLGLGGQVQQNAQAGVSFNQNNDSSVTVTLNSIQRADAIYIQAPNGSVPGNWTSVSQSDVGTSKTVTSLGSGDRITVVGEYQGSRNTITSYTVK, translated from the coding sequence ATGGCACAAAAGAACAGGAAGAGGACGGACGACGCTGTGTCGCCGGTTATAGGCGTGATACTCATGGTTGCCATAACCGTGATACTCGCGGCTGTGATCGGTACCTTCGTGCTAGGTCTAGGTGGACAGGTACAGCAGAACGCTCAGGCTGGCGTGTCGTTTAATCAGAATAACGACAGCAGCGTAACGGTCACTCTTAATTCGATACAGAGAGCCGACGCTATATATATTCAAGCTCCAAATGGTAGTGTTCCTGGAAACTGGACATCTGTATCTCAGAGTGACGTAGGTACTTCTAAGACGGTAACTAGCCTCGGTTCTGGAGACAGAATTACTGTTGTAGGGGAGTACCAAGGCAGTAGAAATACAATAACCTCGTACACAGTCAAGTAA
- the pth2 gene encoding peptidyl-tRNA hydrolase Pth2: protein MKQSIVVRTDLGMGDGKTASQVAHASLQAYEKASEDAQTDWKSTGMKKVVLEADSESDLLELKREAESMGLPTSLIRDAGHTQIEPGTLTALGVGPAEDDEVDRVTGDLRLL from the coding sequence ATGAAACAGTCTATAGTCGTCAGGACTGACCTCGGAATGGGGGACGGCAAGACGGCGTCACAGGTCGCCCACGCCTCGCTTCAGGCGTACGAGAAGGCTTCGGAAGACGCACAGACCGACTGGAAGTCGACGGGGATGAAGAAGGTCGTCTTAGAAGCCGACTCGGAGTCTGATCTTCTCGAACTCAAACGTGAGGCGGAGTCGATGGGGCTTCCGACTTCTCTCATACGCGACGCGGGACACACACAGATAGAGCCCGGAACTCTGACGGCACTCGGAGTCGGACCCGCCGAAGACGACGAGGTCGATAGGGTGACAGGCGATCTGAGGCTTCTTTAG